Proteins encoded in a region of the Corynebacterium breve genome:
- a CDS encoding energy-coupling factor transporter transmembrane component T family protein — MARKHRDVLSVEWIKLELIRAAYATRGGLFSIMDPRMVLLWYLIMAFVPWFTHNITVLAILFLMGALSVFIARVGPLILGLFVFGMVMEAGYILFAAWFFGGDMNTVWAMVALSLKLGAVSMVSMAAFVSLDPEKLSDALLSLRAPELLAFAVSYGYRMLPILVEEFNTVFDNYRLRSAPPKKHGFLGWRTVYHWGKMAVLSFYPIFLNTAMSVRTTVEALETRGFTYATVDRRGRDIRLSYLKITPLDIAVIVGTVLLVIVAFWIGAEYPLFREDLIG, encoded by the coding sequence ATGGCTCGTAAACACAGAGACGTTCTGTCCGTCGAGTGGATCAAGCTCGAACTCATCCGTGCAGCGTACGCCACACGAGGTGGCCTATTTTCGATCATGGATCCGCGCATGGTTCTCCTGTGGTACCTGATTATGGCCTTTGTACCGTGGTTTACCCACAACATCACGGTGCTTGCCATCCTGTTCCTGATGGGGGCGCTTTCTGTTTTCATCGCGCGCGTTGGACCCCTCATCCTTGGCTTGTTTGTCTTCGGCATGGTGATGGAGGCCGGCTACATCCTATTCGCCGCATGGTTTTTCGGCGGAGACATGAACACGGTGTGGGCCATGGTGGCGCTGTCGCTGAAGCTCGGTGCGGTGTCGATGGTGTCGATGGCGGCCTTTGTGTCTCTGGATCCTGAAAAGCTTTCCGACGCGTTGCTGTCCCTCCGTGCGCCTGAGCTGCTAGCATTCGCGGTTTCGTATGGCTACCGCATGCTGCCGATCCTGGTTGAAGAATTCAACACCGTCTTCGACAACTACCGATTGCGGTCTGCTCCGCCGAAAAAGCACGGCTTCCTAGGCTGGCGCACTGTGTACCACTGGGGGAAGATGGCGGTTCTGAGCTTTTATCCCATCTTCCTCAACACTGCGATGAGCGTGCGCACTACTGTCGAGGCGCTGGAAACACGCGGTTTTACATATGCCACTGTTGATCGTCGTGGACGCGACATCCGTTTGAGTTACCTGAAGATAACTCCCTTGGACATTGCGGTGATCGTCGGCACCGTGCTCTTGGTTATCGTGGCGTTTTGGATCGGGGCAGAGTATCCGCTGTTCCGTGAAGACCTCATTGGATAA
- a CDS encoding App1 family protein: MGLADIVRNAENQINQAGIRRKAKRGWYPEAVGYTGYGSAKRARVLGRVMMGNEDDPNLEVMRGYRQFFTTQVPDIEVTVKLGSREVKSRTNYNGYIEVLIADHGLEPGWHDAEISVEGGNTAKAPVQIISDTAKLGLISDVDDTIMVTMLPRAVLAAWNSWVKKTSTRQPVPGMGKFYEHVLADDPEAPVFYLSTGAWNTYETLVSFIEKHDLPCGPLLLTDWGPTPTGLFRSGKEHKKVQLRNLIIEFPEIDWILVGDDGQHDPMIYGDVIFEHPDRIKEVAIRQLSPKEHVLSHGTTSALTQPEHYPDTPTVYGRDGHELLDERRRENHQNADK, from the coding sequence ATGGGTTTAGCTGACATAGTTCGAAACGCAGAAAACCAGATCAACCAGGCAGGTATTCGTCGCAAAGCCAAACGCGGCTGGTACCCCGAGGCCGTGGGCTACACAGGCTACGGGTCAGCGAAGCGTGCCCGAGTCTTGGGGCGCGTCATGATGGGCAACGAAGATGACCCGAACCTCGAGGTCATGCGCGGTTACCGCCAGTTCTTCACCACCCAGGTTCCCGACATTGAAGTTACGGTGAAGCTGGGGTCGCGCGAAGTGAAGTCGCGCACGAATTATAACGGCTACATCGAAGTTCTTATCGCCGATCATGGCCTTGAACCAGGATGGCATGATGCCGAAATCTCGGTCGAAGGTGGCAATACGGCCAAGGCACCGGTGCAAATTATCTCGGACACTGCCAAACTCGGTCTGATCTCCGATGTCGACGACACCATCATGGTCACAATGCTGCCCCGCGCGGTCCTCGCCGCATGGAATTCATGGGTGAAGAAGACAAGCACCCGGCAACCTGTTCCTGGCATGGGAAAGTTCTATGAGCACGTGCTTGCCGACGACCCGGAGGCCCCAGTGTTCTACCTCTCCACTGGTGCGTGGAACACCTACGAGACTCTGGTCAGCTTCATCGAAAAGCACGATTTACCTTGTGGTCCGCTGCTCCTCACCGACTGGGGGCCAACACCGACCGGGCTGTTCCGCTCAGGCAAGGAACACAAGAAAGTGCAGCTGCGTAACCTGATCATCGAATTCCCGGAGATCGATTGGATCCTCGTTGGCGACGACGGCCAGCACGACCCCATGATCTACGGCGATGTCATCTTCGAGCACCCCGATCGCATCAAGGAAGTTGCTATTCGGCAGCTCAGCCCGAAGGAACACGTACTCTCGCACGGTACAACCTCGGCACTGACCCAACCGGAGCATTATCCCGACACCCCGACGGTTTATGGGCGCGACGGGCACGAGCTTCTCGACGAAAGGCGTCGCGAAAACCACCAGAATGCAGACAAGTAA
- a CDS encoding ABC transporter ATP-binding protein has translation MEPIIALHDVSFRYPGADDDTLRNVNLEIAQGDVCSVVGGNGSAKTTLCKTFNGLIPHYWQGEFAGEAIVAGIDTFESSVAELSSHVGYVYQDFQNQLVRPTVRDEISFGPINFGHADHRERTQEALEMLRITELSDKFVWQLSGGQAHLTALASVLALRPEIIVVDEPVAELDPARATEIYERLERLNQEFGLTVITIEHHAEFIARYAKSVVLMSDGAPVWHLPVQEAVNRSGELEDHGIPAPQIVRAAQSLGIAHAPRTVETAAEELRGRIVVKPKPMLIDNPPTPEPPVAEAREVVFDYNTVGGKRQLVLDNLNVTIRRGERVALVGGNGSGKTTLLKLLAGIKVPRTGNVLVDGVNTRQKSAAHLSDHVAYLWQHPQQMFVKDSIYNDIALFPEEREITGWQQLVAETLDQVRLSEFADQDGRALSGGQQRRATLGIGLAMRPTLLLADEPTASLDVTSRDAVTAMLNELAADGTMTSVVATHDMNLVAEWASRVLVMSSGKIAADVTPRELFSQPELLAGANLVPPQITSLGIALGLDPLPLSVAEFVEMTNGS, from the coding sequence ATGGAACCTATCATCGCCCTGCACGACGTCTCCTTCCGTTACCCCGGTGCCGACGACGACACCCTGCGCAACGTCAACCTGGAGATCGCGCAGGGCGATGTATGTTCAGTTGTCGGCGGAAACGGCTCCGCGAAGACGACGTTGTGCAAGACCTTCAATGGGCTGATCCCGCACTACTGGCAAGGCGAATTTGCCGGGGAAGCCATTGTCGCAGGAATCGACACCTTTGAATCCTCAGTAGCCGAGCTGTCCAGCCACGTTGGCTACGTCTACCAGGACTTTCAAAACCAGTTGGTGCGCCCCACAGTTCGCGATGAGATCTCTTTCGGACCCATCAACTTTGGCCACGCGGATCACCGCGAACGCACCCAGGAAGCTCTAGAGATGCTGCGCATTACCGAGCTCTCTGACAAATTCGTTTGGCAGCTTTCCGGCGGACAGGCCCACCTCACGGCGCTCGCTTCCGTCTTGGCCTTGCGCCCCGAGATCATTGTCGTGGATGAGCCGGTCGCCGAACTCGATCCCGCCCGCGCCACGGAAATCTACGAACGCCTCGAACGGCTCAACCAAGAGTTCGGGCTCACCGTGATCACTATCGAGCACCATGCCGAGTTCATCGCCCGATATGCGAAATCCGTGGTTCTCATGTCCGATGGCGCCCCGGTATGGCATCTGCCGGTCCAGGAGGCCGTCAACCGATCTGGGGAACTCGAGGATCACGGAATCCCCGCCCCACAGATCGTTCGAGCTGCGCAGTCTTTGGGAATTGCGCACGCGCCACGCACCGTGGAGACCGCGGCCGAGGAATTGCGTGGGAGGATCGTCGTTAAGCCAAAACCCATGCTTATCGACAACCCGCCCACCCCTGAACCCCCCGTCGCCGAGGCGCGAGAAGTGGTCTTTGACTACAACACAGTAGGCGGGAAGCGTCAGTTGGTTTTGGACAACTTGAACGTGACCATCCGCCGAGGCGAGCGCGTCGCATTGGTCGGCGGCAATGGTTCGGGTAAAACCACTTTGTTGAAGCTGCTTGCGGGGATTAAGGTGCCCCGGACCGGAAACGTCCTGGTTGACGGTGTGAATACGAGGCAGAAGTCGGCGGCGCACCTGTCCGATCATGTCGCCTATCTGTGGCAACACCCGCAGCAAATGTTTGTGAAGGACTCCATTTACAACGACATCGCGCTGTTTCCCGAAGAGCGCGAAATCACGGGGTGGCAGCAGCTTGTCGCAGAAACCCTCGACCAAGTTCGCCTATCCGAGTTCGCAGATCAAGACGGCCGCGCTCTTTCTGGTGGACAGCAACGACGCGCAACTTTAGGCATCGGCCTTGCCATGCGTCCTACGCTTTTGCTTGCCGACGAACCCACCGCCTCCCTCGATGTCACGTCGCGTGATGCGGTGACCGCGATGCTGAATGAACTCGCCGCAGACGGGACGATGACCTCGGTAGTTGCCACTCACGACATGAACTTAGTCGCGGAGTGGGCGAGTCGTGTGCTTGTCATGTCAAGTGGCAAGATCGCAGCGGACGTGACGCCGAGGGAGCTCTTCTCGCAGCCGGAACTACTCGCAGGCGCCAATCTCGTGCCACCTCAGATCACATCGCTTGGCATCGCGCTGGGATTGGACCCGCTGCCATTATCAGTTGCCGAGTTTGTGGAGATGACAAATGGCTCGTAA